One Saccharomyces kudriavzevii IFO 1802 strain IFO1802 genome assembly, chromosome: 4 genomic region harbors:
- the NUP42 gene encoding FG-nucleoporin NUP42 (similar to Saccharomyces cerevisiae NUP42 (YDR192C); ancestral locus Anc_8.398), with the protein MSAFANPFTSGIKPNLSNASGINPFTANSNAAGGSAFGQPSFGASTMAGGAGSSTFGVPQFGASTSNTGNATASAFNGINNAAQSSAFGTPAFGSSAPANTNAPSTSSAFGAPSFGSSGFGSTAAAGNHFTKAPSSMGSAFGQAGFGVNGTAAASSATNNSDISAFGAIQNKPLTSASPFGSLQQDQAQNPSSTSSAFGKPAFTTTSNTQSPFGAIQNTSANAGTGAAPFGSFGANSNNKSPFGNLQSGASPGFGLANFKANISNNSNSSGNSNPFGSTDNQGSSNQSSFASGAAGTFRSAPNSNAYQNTAFQSPFGNKGFSFGISSDANKTPQTSSLFGQTAPNTNANPISQNNGGPASFGFGQQPMKTTNNCIKVAPENTGFVQGLPSEKDGILELTDLAEETLNIFKASKFELGLVPDIPPPPVLVT; encoded by the coding sequence CCCAACCTTTCAAATGCAAGCGGTATCAATCCTTTTACTGCTAATAGTAATGCAGCGGGAGGCAGTGCATTTGGCCAACCAAGCTTCGGAGCAAGTACGATGGCAGGAGGTGCGGGTAGTTCTACGTTTGGGGTGCCTCAGTTTGGCGCGAGTACCAGCAATACTGGCAATGCAACCGCTAGCGCTTTCAACGGCATCAACAATGCAGCACAGTCTTCAGCATTTGGAACACCCGCATTTGGATCTAGCGCACCTGCTAATACTAATGCGCCCTCCACTTCATCTGCATTTGGAGCCCCCTCATTTGGGTCATCTGGTTTTGGATCTACAGCTGCAGCAGGCAATCATTTTACCAAAGCTCCCAGCTCAATGGGATCTGCATTTGGACAAGCGGGATTTGGAGTAAACGGAACTGCTGCAGCATCAAGTGCTACGAATAACAGTGATATATCTGCGTTTGGCGCTATACAAAACAAGCCGTTAACGTCCGCTTCTCCTTTTGGGTCACTGCAACAGGACCAGGCACAAAATCCATCTTCCACATCGTCAGCCTTTGGTAAACCTGCTTTCACTACAACCAGTAATACACAGTCACCATTTGGAGCTATTCAAAATACGAGTGCAAATGCCGGAACGGGAGCAGCCCCCTTTGGTTCATTTGGTGCTAACAGCAATAATAAATCGCCTTTTGGCAACCTTCAGAGCGGAGCGTCCCCTGGCTTTGGTCTTGCTAACTTCAAAGCTAATATCAGCaataacagcaacagcagtGGCAATAGCAACCCATTTGGGAGTACGGATAATCAAGGTTCATCCAATCAATCCTCTTTCGCTTCAGGAGCGGCCGGCACCTTCCGTTCTGCACCTAATTCCAATGCATATCAAAATACAGCTTTTCAATCTCCCTTTGGTAATAAAGGTTTTTCATTTGGCATTTCATCAGATGCCAACAAGACACCCCAAACTAGTTCTCTATTCGGCCAAACAGCACCGAATACAAATGCAAACCCTATTTCACAGAATAATGGTGGGCCAGCTTCATTTGGGTTTGGACAGCAACCTATGAAGACCACCAACAACTGCATCAAGGTAGCGCCTGAAAACACTGGATTTGTTCAAGGGTTGCCCTCTGAAAAGGATGGCATTCTAGAGTTGACTGATCTTGCTGAGGAAACACTAAATATATTCAAAGCAAGCAAATTTGAACTAGGTCTTGTGCCCGATATACCTCCACCACCGGTATTAGTTACGTAG